In Legionella sp. PATHC035, a genomic segment contains:
- the rlmKL gene encoding bifunctional 23S rRNA (guanine(2069)-N(7))-methyltransferase RlmK/23S rRNA (guanine(2445)-N(2))-methyltransferase RlmL: protein MKYSLFISCPRGLEYLLEEELKALGLSVTRVNPQGVYGEANLLTLYTLCLWSRIANRIQLILFSGYAGNEQSLHQLCTEFHWQTVFSQDKTIAIEFHGSSEHIRNTMYGAQVVKDGIVDHFRRLNHSRPSVDKEKPQILIHAYLKNDVVTVSFDLTGYSLHQRGYRHKAGAAPLKENVAAALLMRAKWPELASKGYALHDPFCGAGTLVIEAAMMAAQIAPGLLRQDQSLQYWAQHQSSLWEKMRVDALKQVKSMPFTLLGTDADHKVIAIARANAERAGVAPLVEFKTQALKEVKASAKKGLVVCNPPYGERLSEATHLVPLYQQLGKILHEHYQGWQAAVLTSNPMLAKALGLRANKQYTLYNGALECKLYCLDIHATNELKGSMSSTLSESAQMLFNRLEKNYRHLQKWAKKNHISCYRIYDADLPEYAYAIDVYNDYAVLQEYAAPASVPAHKAEKRSLEVMQVVPKVLELEPNHLVVKQRKQQKGSEQYQKLGQSRQSMIVTEGQAKLKVNLYDYLDTGLFLDHRLMRLSFAKLKPGTRFLNCFCYTASASIHAALAGALTTNVDLSNTYLRWAEDNFKLNHIDLSKHQFVQFDCREWLKVARDRFDVIFLDPPSFSNSKRMTDTLDIQRDHVALVNSAMRLLNPDGVLYFSTNFRQFKLDPLLKEKYSVQDISAQTIDQDFKRNQKIHYCFKIMMPQFAGT, encoded by the coding sequence ATGAAATATTCTCTATTTATCAGCTGTCCACGTGGGCTTGAGTATTTATTAGAAGAGGAATTAAAAGCTTTAGGCCTTTCGGTTACCCGGGTTAACCCTCAAGGCGTCTATGGAGAGGCCAATTTATTGACCTTATACACCTTATGTCTTTGGTCAAGAATAGCCAATCGCATCCAATTAATTCTTTTTAGCGGATACGCCGGTAATGAACAATCTCTTCATCAACTGTGTACCGAATTTCATTGGCAGACGGTTTTTTCACAGGATAAAACCATTGCGATTGAATTTCATGGTTCTTCCGAGCATATTCGTAACACTATGTATGGTGCTCAGGTCGTTAAGGATGGAATCGTCGATCATTTCCGACGATTGAATCATTCTCGTCCTTCTGTGGATAAAGAAAAACCACAAATTCTGATTCATGCCTATTTAAAAAATGATGTGGTTACGGTGAGTTTTGATCTTACGGGCTACAGTTTGCATCAAAGAGGATATCGCCATAAAGCAGGCGCGGCGCCTTTAAAGGAAAATGTCGCTGCGGCATTACTGATGCGCGCTAAATGGCCTGAATTGGCTTCTAAAGGCTATGCCTTACATGATCCCTTTTGTGGTGCAGGCACATTAGTTATTGAGGCGGCTATGATGGCGGCACAGATTGCCCCTGGTTTGTTGCGCCAAGATCAATCCTTGCAATATTGGGCACAACATCAATCGTCATTATGGGAAAAGATGCGGGTCGATGCCTTGAAGCAGGTTAAATCGATGCCATTCACTTTATTAGGCACGGATGCGGACCATAAAGTAATTGCTATCGCACGTGCAAATGCCGAACGCGCTGGGGTCGCCCCATTGGTTGAGTTTAAAACTCAAGCATTAAAAGAAGTTAAGGCATCAGCAAAAAAAGGATTAGTGGTATGTAACCCTCCTTATGGAGAGCGTCTCAGTGAGGCGACCCATTTGGTTCCCCTCTATCAGCAGCTCGGCAAAATTTTGCATGAACATTATCAAGGTTGGCAGGCAGCAGTTTTGACTTCTAATCCGATGCTGGCTAAAGCTTTAGGATTACGTGCCAACAAACAATACACCCTCTATAATGGTGCGCTGGAGTGCAAGCTTTATTGTTTGGATATTCATGCTACGAATGAGCTTAAAGGGAGCATGAGCAGTACTTTATCTGAAAGTGCACAAATGCTGTTTAATCGATTGGAAAAAAATTATCGCCATTTACAAAAATGGGCGAAAAAAAATCATATTTCCTGTTACCGAATCTATGATGCCGATTTACCGGAATACGCCTACGCAATTGATGTATATAATGATTATGCTGTGCTCCAGGAATACGCTGCGCCTGCAAGTGTTCCTGCCCATAAAGCAGAGAAACGTAGCCTCGAAGTGATGCAAGTGGTCCCCAAAGTATTAGAATTGGAACCTAATCATTTAGTAGTAAAGCAACGCAAACAACAAAAAGGAAGTGAGCAATACCAAAAGCTAGGGCAAAGTCGACAATCTATGATTGTTACTGAAGGCCAAGCCAAATTAAAAGTCAATTTATATGACTATCTGGATACCGGATTATTTTTAGATCATCGTTTAATGCGCTTAAGTTTCGCCAAATTAAAACCAGGAACTCGGTTTCTCAATTGTTTTTGTTATACCGCCAGTGCCAGTATTCATGCCGCTTTAGCGGGTGCATTGACAACCAATGTCGATCTTTCTAATACTTATTTACGCTGGGCTGAGGACAACTTCAAGCTCAACCATATTGATTTATCGAAACATCAGTTTGTGCAGTTTGATTGCCGGGAATGGTTGAAAGTCGCTCGCGATCGTTTTGATGTCATTTTTTTAGATCCCCCCAGTTTTTCCAATTCCAAACGCATGACGGATACCTTGGACATCCAACGCGATCATGTTGCTTTGGTAAACTCCGCCATGCGGTTATTAAATCCAGATGGTGTCCTATATTTTTCTACTAACTTCCGTCAATTTAAATTGGATCCTTTACTTAAAGAAAAATATTCAGTACAAGACATAAGCGCACAAACGATAGATCAGGACTTTAAACGCAATCAAAAAA